Proteins from a single region of Scleropages formosus chromosome 24, fSclFor1.1, whole genome shotgun sequence:
- the trib3 gene encoding tribbles homolog 3, which produces MSVNMQSGPYTLPLRLKRVDFEEPLDGDAPKRKRPRLSQPPSPGLAPCLRLRTQSLSAGGPEQPCASRIGPYILLEMTEGTHTHRAVHSVTEKEYTCKVFSMSKYQQLIAPYARLQPHDNVSHIAEVVTGERSAYVFFERNYGDMHSYVRTCKRLAEDEAAHLFGQMARAVAHCHERGVVLRDLKLRKFVFADQQRTKLVLQDLEDSCILKGEDDSLTDKHGCPAYVGPEILNSRHSYSGKAADVWSLGVVLYTMLVGRYPFQDAEPAALFGKIRRGVFTVPDSLSPRAKCLVRCMLRRTPSERLEAAEILLHPWLSSGGMAPTDTHLAPRSHTDQVVPDFGGNDSEDLL; this is translated from the exons ATGAGTGTGAACATGCAGAGTGGCCCTTACACCCTCCCCCTGCGGCTCAAGCGGGTTGACTTCGAGGAGCCCTTGGACGGCGATGCACCAAAGCGCAAGCGCCCCCGGCTGAGCCAGCCGCCCTCACCGGGCCTCGCCCCGTGCCTCCGTCTTCGGACACAGAGCCTAAGCGCCGGAGGGCCCGAGCAACCTTGCGCATCCCGCATCGGACCCTACATCCTGCTGGAGATGACCGAGGGCACTCACACTCACAGAGCAGTTCACAGTGTTACGGAGAAGGAGTACACGTGCAAG GTGTTCTCCATGAGCAAATACCAGCAGCTGATCGCCCCTTACGCCCGCCTGCAGCCACATGACAACGTGAGCCACATCGCTGAGGTTGTGACAGGAGAGCGCAGTGCCTACGTCTTCTTCGAGCGAAACTACGGCGACATGCACTCGTACGTGCGTACGTGCAAACGCCTGGCGGAGGACGAGGCGGCGCACCTCTTCGGCCAGATGGCACGTGCTGTGGCACACTGCCACGAGCGTGGGGTCGTCCTGCGCGACCTCAAACTGCGCAAGTTCGTCTTCGCCGACCAACAGAG GACCAAGCTAGTGCTGCAGGACCTGGAGGACTCCTGCATCCTCAAAGGGGAGGACGACTCGCTGACGGACAAGCACGGCTGCCCGGCCTACGTGGGACCCGAGATCCTGAACTCGCGGCACTCGTACTCGGGCAAAGCGGCCGATGTGTGGAGCCTCGGCGTGGTGCTGTACACCATGCTGGTGGGACGCTATCCCTTCCAGGACGCCGAGCCCGCCGCGCTCTTTGGGAAGATTCGCCGGGGCGTGTTTACGGTGCCGGACTCGCTGTCCCCACGGGCTAAGTGCCTGGTGCGTTGCATGCTGCGCAGGACGCCGTCCGAACGACTCGAAGCGGCCGAGATTCTGCTTCACCCCTGGCTCAGCTCCGGCGGCATGGCGCCCACTGACACCCACCTGGCGCCCAGGAGCCACACGGACCAAGTTGTCCCGGACTTCGGCGGAAATGACAGCGAGGACCTTTTGTAG